The Oncorhynchus masou masou isolate Uvic2021 chromosome 6, UVic_Omas_1.1, whole genome shotgun sequence genome has a window encoding:
- the LOC135541016 gene encoding major intrinsically disordered Notch2-binding receptor 1-like: MASLQQEYPLVLLGILEELAAMRHWLSFQDLCRMVSTRFDLQHLTELRSLLFSAACRDPCFPATLFRDRVTPKGLGTSPIGVAADIVTIFNLIQMTGGAPDEAQAAQPIKAKPAPHIDQSPEPSLQSSLPITDEVRFSRCDRVRTLSDSQTISGPIDPSLLWPKSNYSFRKRASLPPDPLSLVSSSPPSRARAVSFDWRHNTPLFAGSGSIPGMQSIYLPLETDSESSKDSLSGDSAPRDPGSEPGSEPGSQPGSERHSCVKKRDIFKKNFHNQSQLVPQVTISTESQTPRGGVGRRGRQELFSNRSFELLSNPYPSPTVGRSSPDRRAKHESLDDLQDSTYFGPGDTIQEWSSLHLQPPRAQRPGWADKSLSLDDREVGLAGMGLDGSEGSLQVRLTPSPTTNNVVGGLSPPKGWEGNTIPALGGGGLTACSRGTQTDTMSDPRRLRSLVHADRLSFMTSMDDPDMMGEDDISAIFRFLDDMSMCGSTGVLHPHDVGPSAAQDTPEARRGRLGQLQKLFHSLDGSDDGGLKASVCKLLLRMGQIERRLESLSEVKAEISQVLSFLQRLDEKIQEQAIRGGGGSGGRWLGPPSGGGSSLGSLSHSLTPGSGGSSEPQPLSVSGHSFGSLDFIQWGSSQGKTETNGGLSETEGGKKGVLSRLASSKPEEKNGVDSKRPSVVSNLSARDWTVSFSKSKDGKAQPGKKRQMDQSKNSAQSHKLPQKHSHLVEPVFSSSLLRQKGGGLTNPGLSSGLPCDPRLAGGRGGAPVWTVEDREARMSPLELQAQESLNPNNLEFWMEDIYTPGYDTLLRRKEADQRRAKACKLGALIFTAVTIVLVIVIPIATMSS, encoded by the exons ATGGCCAGCCTGCAACAGGAGTACCCCCTGGTCCTGCTGGGTATTCTGGAGGAGCTGGCCGCTATGCGCCACTGGCTCTCCTTTCAGGACCTGTGTCGAATGGTCAGCACCCGCTTCGACCTGCAGCACCTCACAGAGCTTAGGAGCCTGCTGTTCTCCGCAGCCTGCCGCGACCCATGTTTCCCCGCCACCCTCTTCAGAGACAGGGTCACCCCCAAGGGACTGGGGACATCCCCGATAGGCGTGGCAGCTGATATCGTCACTATATTCAACCTCATTCAAATGACGGGTGGGGCTCCCGATGAGGCCCAGGCTGCTCAGCCAATAAAAGCCAAGCCCGCCCCTCACATTGACCAATCCCCAGAGCCCTCTTTGCAAAGCTCTTTGCCCATCACTGACGAAGTGAGATTCTCCAGATGTGATAGGGTGCGCACACTTTCAGACTCTCAGACCATCTCAGGCCCCATCGACCCAAGCTTGCTCTGGCCCAAATCAAATTACTCGTTCCGCAAGCGCGCCAGTCTCCCTCCCGAtcccctctctcttgtctcctcatcccctccgAGCCGTGCCAGGGCTGTGTCTTTCGACTGGCGCCACAACACCCCACTGTTCGCTGGCAGCGGCAGCATCCCAGGCATGCAGAGCATCTACCTCCCCCTGGAGACGGACAGCGAGTCCTCCAAAGATTCCCTGAGTGGAGACTCGGCACCCAGAGATCCCGGATCGGAGCCTGGATCGGAGCCGGGATCACAGCCGGGATCGGAGCGGCATTCCTGCGTGAAGAAGAGAGACATCTTCAAGAAGAACTTCCACAACCAGTCGCAACTGGTTCCCCAGGTGACCATCAGTACTGAGTCTCAGACTCCAAGAGGAGGAGTAGGACGAAGAGGGAGGCAGGAACTGTTTTCCAACCGCAGCTTTGAACTGCTATCCAACCCGTATCCTTCCCCCACTGTTGGTCGGTCTTCGCCGGACCGCCGGGCCAAGCATGAAAGCTTGGACGACCTCCAGGACTCCACATACTTTGGCCCAGGGGATACTATACAAGAAtggtcctccctccacctccaaccCCCCAGGGCCCAGAGGCCGGGATGGGCCGACAAGAGCCTGAGTCTGGATGACAGGGAGGTGGGCTTAGCGGGGATGGGTTTGGATGGCTCTGAGGGCTCTCTTCAGGTTAGACTcactcccagccccaccacaaaCAACGTTGTTGGTGGGTTGTCCCCTccaaagggatgggaggggaaCACCATTCCCGCACTTGGAGGAGGGGGGTTGACGGCCTGCAGCAGGGGCACCCAGACCGACACCATGTCGGACCCCCGGCGCCTGCGGAGCCTGGTGCACGCCGACCGGCTGTCCTTCATGACCTCGATGGATGACCCCGACATGATGGGTGAGGATGACATCAGCGCCATCTTCCGCTTCCTGGATGACATGAGCATGTGCGGCTCCACGGGGGTCCTCCACCCCCACGACGTGGGCCCCTCGGCAGCCCAGGACACCCCAGAGGCACGGCGTGGCCGCCTGGGCCAGCTCCAGAAGCTCTTTCACTCCCTGGATGGCAGCGACGATGGCGGCCTCAAGGCCAGCGTATGTAAACTCCTCCTGAGAATGGGCCAGATCGAGAGACGCCTGGAGTCGCTGTCCGAGGTCAAGGCCGAAATCTCCCAAGTTCTTTCCTTCCTCCAGCGACTGGATGAGAAGATACAAGAGCAGGCCattagagggggaggaggaagtggaggtagGTGGCTGGGACCGCCCAGCGGTGGTGGGTCTTCCCTGGGTAGCCTGAGCCATTCGCTCACTCCTGGGTCTGGTGGCTCCTCGGAACCCCAGCCCTTGTCTGTGTCTGGGCATTCGTTTGGCAGCCTGGACTTCATCCAGTGGGGTAGCAGCCAAGGGAAGACAGAGACAAACGGAGGTCTGAGCGAGACCGAAGGGGGGAAGAAGGGGGTGCTCTCTCGGCTGGCCTCCTCCAAGCCTGAGGAGAAAAATGGCGTAGACTCCAAACGGCCGAGCGTCGTCTCCAACTTGTCTGCGCGGGATTGGACGGTGTCGTTCTCAAAAAGTAAAGATGGGAAGGCCCAGCCCGGGAAAAAACGGCAG ATGGACCAATCAAAGAACTCCGCCCAGAGTCATAAGCTCCCTCAAAAACACTCCCACCTGGTGGAGCCAGTATTCAGTTCCTCTCTCTTGCGTCAGAAGGGTGGCGGGTTGACCAATCCTGGGTTGTCCTCTGGGCTGCCCTGTGACCCCAGATtggctggggggagaggaggagcccCGGTCTGGACCGTGGAGGACAGAGAGGCCAGGATGTCCCCTCTGGAACTGCAG GCCCAGGAGTCTCTAAACCCCAATAATCTGGAGTTTTGGATGGAGGACATCTACACGCCAGGTTACGACACACTATTGAGGCGCAAAGAGGCTGACCAGCGCAGAGCCAAAGCCTGCAAGCTGGGGGCGCTCATCTTCACAGCCGTTACCATAGTCCTTGTCATCGTCATCCCCATCGCCACAATGAGCTCCTGA